A genomic region of Streptomyces sp. NBC_00247 contains the following coding sequences:
- the pyk gene encoding pyruvate kinase has protein sequence MRRSKIVCTLGPAVDSHEQLVALIEAGMSVARFNFSHGTHEEHQGRYDRVRKAAAETGRAVGVLADLQGPKIRLAKFAEGPVELVRGDEFTITSEDVPGDKSICGTTYKGLPGDVAKGDPILINDGNVELKVVSVDGPRVKTIVIEGGVISDHKGINLPGAAVNVPALSEKDVDDLRFALRMGCDLVALSFVRDAEDVKDVHKVMDEEGRRVPVIAKVEKPQAVEHMEGVVMAFDGVMVARGDLAVEYPLEKVPMVQKRLVELCRRNAKPVIVATQMMESMITNSRPTRAEASDVANAILDGADAVMLSAESSVGAYPIETVKTMAKIVVAAEEELLSKGLQPLVPGKKPRTQGGAVARAAAEIADFLNGKALVAFTQSGDTARRLSRYRAAQPVLAFTTEESTRNQLALSWGVEAHVVPHVETTDAMVDMVDAELLKLGRYNEGDTMIITAGSPPGVPGTTNMVRVHHVGGGERA, from the coding sequence ATGCGCCGTTCCAAAATCGTCTGCACCCTCGGTCCCGCCGTCGACTCCCACGAGCAGCTGGTCGCTCTGATCGAGGCCGGCATGAGCGTGGCCCGTTTCAACTTCAGCCACGGCACCCACGAAGAGCACCAGGGCCGGTACGACCGCGTCCGCAAGGCTGCCGCCGAGACCGGGCGGGCGGTGGGCGTGCTCGCCGACCTCCAGGGCCCGAAGATCCGCCTGGCGAAGTTCGCCGAAGGCCCCGTCGAGCTGGTCCGCGGTGACGAGTTCACCATCACCTCGGAGGACGTTCCGGGCGACAAGTCGATCTGCGGCACGACCTACAAGGGTCTGCCGGGCGACGTCGCCAAGGGCGACCCGATCCTCATCAACGACGGCAACGTCGAGCTGAAGGTCGTCTCGGTCGACGGCCCCCGGGTCAAGACCATCGTCATCGAGGGCGGTGTCATCTCCGACCACAAGGGCATCAACCTGCCCGGCGCGGCGGTCAACGTCCCCGCCCTGTCCGAGAAGGACGTGGATGACCTCCGGTTCGCCCTGCGGATGGGCTGCGACCTGGTCGCCCTCTCCTTCGTGCGGGACGCCGAGGACGTCAAGGACGTCCACAAGGTGATGGACGAGGAGGGCCGCCGGGTCCCCGTCATCGCCAAGGTGGAGAAGCCGCAGGCGGTCGAGCACATGGAGGGCGTCGTCATGGCGTTCGACGGTGTGATGGTCGCCCGTGGCGACCTCGCCGTCGAGTATCCGCTGGAGAAGGTCCCCATGGTGCAGAAGCGCCTCGTGGAGCTGTGCCGGCGCAACGCCAAGCCGGTGATCGTGGCGACCCAGATGATGGAGTCGATGATCACCAACTCCCGTCCGACCCGCGCGGAGGCGTCCGACGTCGCCAACGCGATCCTGGACGGCGCGGACGCGGTCATGCTGTCCGCCGAGTCCTCTGTCGGCGCGTACCCGATCGAGACGGTCAAGACGATGGCGAAGATCGTCGTCGCCGCCGAGGAGGAGCTCCTCTCCAAGGGTCTCCAGCCGCTCGTCCCGGGCAAGAAGCCGCGCACCCAGGGTGGAGCGGTCGCCCGCGCCGCCGCCGAGATCGCGGACTTCCTGAACGGCAAGGCGCTGGTCGCGTTCACCCAGTCCGGTGACACCGCCCGCCGTCTGTCCCGCTACCGCGCCGCGCAGCCGGTGCTCGCCTTCACCACGGAGGAGTCGACGCGCAACCAGCTCGCCCTGAGCTGGGGCGTCGAGGCCCACGTCGTGCCGCACGTGGAGACCACCGACGCGATGGTCGACATGGTCGACGCCGAGCTGCTGAAGCTCGGTCGCTACAACGAGGGCGACACCATGATCATCACCGCCGGTTCGCCCCCCGGCGTCCCCGGCACCACCAACATGGTCCGCGTCCACCACGTGGGCGGCGGCGAGCGCGCCTGA
- a CDS encoding DUF6114 domain-containing protein, with translation MSPESTGQNEHYLTVFRRGFRTWRGNRPFWAGLFTMAGGIPIAYFPYANMHLGNVTLAMSTTAGAGSLIIGVLLVTLGLTMWFHHIVRVFAGVAAILLGLISIPVANFGGFVMGFVLAMLGGALSVSWAPGEPKEEAEGPDGPPSSEYVPFPSAPVAHGTDEPAFASGSPSGESHGVTTFPAHSDTAPGADADGGRHRA, from the coding sequence ATGAGCCCCGAGTCCACAGGGCAGAACGAGCACTACCTCACCGTTTTCCGGCGGGGCTTCCGCACCTGGCGGGGGAACAGGCCGTTCTGGGCAGGCCTGTTCACCATGGCGGGCGGTATACCCATCGCCTACTTCCCGTACGCCAACATGCACCTCGGCAACGTCACTCTGGCGATGTCCACCACCGCCGGTGCGGGATCACTGATCATCGGGGTCCTGCTCGTCACGCTGGGCCTGACGATGTGGTTCCATCACATCGTCCGGGTGTTCGCGGGCGTGGCGGCGATCCTGCTCGGGCTGATCTCCATACCCGTGGCCAACTTCGGCGGGTTCGTCATGGGCTTCGTCCTCGCGATGCTCGGCGGCGCCCTCTCCGTCTCCTGGGCCCCGGGAGAGCCGAAGGAAGAAGCCGAGGGCCCCGACGGCCCCCCGAGCTCCGAGTACGTGCCCTTCCCCTCGGCTCCGGTCGCCCACGGCACCGACGAGCCGGCATTCGCGAGCGGCTCGCCCTCGGGGGAGTCCCATGGCGTTACCACCTTCCCCGCGCACTCCGACACGGCCCCCGGTGCCGACGCGGACGGCGGGAGGCACCGTGCGTGA
- a CDS encoding DUF6230 family protein, whose amino-acid sequence MSSQVRGGTRWKRFALVMVPSVVATAAVGVGLAQGALAASFSISGQDFKVTADELKGDDFVQYGNVAAGDAGAHPVAVSGFSYAKITNMCQSVVTPIPGLGTWTLKLTAGTKADKPVEATDLYLDVSQLDADAYFENIDIGVAAGKLGKESNDNFGIQPKTTGANANGFGQRAEHATLTNVSQRAWATTAGTFKLSNLSLRLNHDANECE is encoded by the coding sequence ATGAGTTCCCAGGTTCGCGGTGGAACGAGATGGAAGCGTTTCGCCCTGGTCATGGTGCCGAGCGTCGTCGCGACCGCTGCGGTGGGCGTCGGCCTCGCGCAGGGTGCGCTCGCCGCGTCGTTCAGCATCTCGGGGCAGGACTTCAAGGTCACTGCCGACGAGCTCAAGGGCGACGACTTCGTCCAGTACGGCAACGTCGCCGCGGGCGACGCGGGGGCCCACCCCGTCGCGGTCTCCGGCTTCAGCTACGCGAAAATCACGAACATGTGCCAGTCGGTCGTGACGCCGATCCCGGGCCTTGGCACGTGGACGCTGAAGCTGACGGCCGGTACGAAGGCGGACAAGCCGGTTGAGGCGACCGACCTGTACCTTGACGTCTCCCAGCTCGACGCGGACGCCTACTTCGAGAACATCGACATCGGTGTCGCCGCGGGCAAGCTCGGCAAGGAGAGCAACGACAACTTCGGCATCCAGCCGAAGACCACCGGGGCGAACGCGAACGGCTTCGGCCAGCGCGCCGAGCACGCGACGCTGACCAACGTGTCGCAGAGGGCCTGGGCCACCACCGCCGGCACCTTCAAGCTGAGCAACCTCAGCCTGCGCCTGAACCACGACGCGAACGAGTGCGAGTAG